From Solanum lycopersicum chromosome 8, SLM_r2.1, the proteins below share one genomic window:
- the LOC101268596 gene encoding zinc finger CCCH domain-containing protein 20: protein MMMIGRSPPTVQIPPWDVTDDPTVDVYSPFSVSPDSAFDALTALQRYLPSNGNDVIFDSDGLDIPVDAFSCDNFRMYEFKVRKCARGRSHDWTECPYAHPGEKARRRDPRKYHYSGTSCPDFRKGQCKKGDACEYAHGVFECWLHPARYRTQPCKDGTHCRRRVCFFAHTPEQLRVLPQNSPRSFNESSDSFDGSPGRVGFESFSSSPPLESPPMTPRGLAESMRNMQIGMVRGMRSMQMGSPAFGSPRSPSILRPGFMSMPTTPTRSGASVFDHCEEEPAMERVESGRDLRARIYAKLSMENSLDSGAPDVGWVSELLK, encoded by the coding sequence atgatgatgatcGGCCGATCACCTCCCACCGTCCAAATCCCTCCTTGGGACGTCACCGATGATCCAACGGTTGATGTTTATTCCCCATTCTCCGTTAGCCCTGATTCTGCTTTCGATGCTTTGACGGCGTTGCAGCGTTACCTGCCATCAAATGGTAACGATGTGATTTTTGACTCTGATGGGTTGGATATTCCGGTGGATGCATTTTCATGTGATAATTTCAGGATGTATGAGTTTAAGGTGAGGAAGTGTGCACGTGGAAGGTCACATGACTGGACGGAGTGTCCGTACGCTCATCCCGGTGAGAAAGCTCGCCGGAGGGATCCAAGAAAGTATCATTACTCAGGTACTTCTTGTCCTGATTTTCGTAAAGGTCAGTGTAAAAAAGGTGATGCATGTGAGTACGCTCACGGCGTATTTGAGTGTTGGCTACACCCTGCTCGCTATCGTACGCAGCCTTGTAAAGATGGGACCCACTGCCGCCGGCGCGTCTGCTTCTTCGCTCACACCCCGGAACAACTCCGTGTTTTGCCTCAGAACAGTCCGAGGAGCTTCAACGAGTCGTCTGATTCGTTCGATGGATctccgggtcgggtcgggtttgAATCTTTTTCGTCTTCTCCGCCTCTTGAATCTCCTCCGATGACTCCACGTGGGCTGGCGGAGTCGATGCGTAATATGCAGATTGGGATGGTGAGAGGTATGCGTAGTATGCAAATGGGTTCTCCTGCGTTTGGTTCACCTCGTAGCCCATCAATACTCCGACCCGGATTCATGAGTATGCCAACAACTCCGACCCGTAGTGGAGCGTCGGTGTTTGATCACTGTGAAGAAGAGCCGGCGATGGAGAGGGTAGAATCCGGCCGAGATCTCCGAGCAAGAATTTATGCTAAACTAAGCATGGAGAACTCTCTTGATTCCGGTGCACCGGATGTTGGATGGGTTTCCGAACTGCTAAAATGA